A genomic stretch from Theobroma cacao cultivar B97-61/B2 chromosome 4, Criollo_cocoa_genome_V2, whole genome shotgun sequence includes:
- the LOC18602407 gene encoding NAC domain-containing protein 62, producing the protein MNNSSKGFGFRPSDEELIGHLRNRILPGGGYFVQDITDLGIDICKWEPWDLPGLIMKISSDSVWYFFYPVTYKNPKSKPKMMNKVNGKRKPINRATKEGKWKPSGNPVKVRARDSNKQIGIKRHLYFFISEVNKKNDNRSKVKTTNSYHKKTPWVLYEYELTDVHPSLQNEFFLGKLMKQSESTNISSSKGETSQQLPSNSLGNHIPTPEVQLVFDEPLVEMEVSNGYDWIQNQSSVSEQVPVDNPEERCNRANFVNYVNDYEVSNIPSTFENYVAEDAIPQNLQVYPEERSNQHNVIAENEGLDLSYNFSSHPIPYNLFDFESSYWDGIYLDELFGALEAPNNHDGVQNQSITNQQDADEFRNSNFINNEIASPDETSKAAAAEIGSNLPSLGMTESSYPMESFRKRSCREHEGSSADIETEVAPAQAKKSRI; encoded by the exons ATGAACAATTCCAGTAAGGGTTTTGGATTCCGACCATCCGATGAAGAGCTCATCGGACATCTACGAAACAGAATATTGCCCGGCGGTGGTTACTTTGTCCAAGATATTACTGATCTTGGGATCGATATTTGCAAGTGGGAACCTTGGGATTTACCCG GGCTTATCATGAAAATATCAAGTGATTCGGTGTGGTATTTCTTCTATCCTGTGACATACAAGAATCCAAAATCTAAACCGAAGATGATGAACAAGGTGAATGGTAAGCGGAAGCCGATCAATAGAGCCACCAAGGAGGGAAAGTGGAAACCCTCAGGCAACCCTGTTAAGGTCAGGGCTAGGGATTCCAACAAACAGATTGGCATCAAGAgacatttgtatttttttataagtgaagttaataagaaaaatgacaacAGAAGCAAAGTTAAGACCACAAATAGCTATCATAAAAAGACCCCCTGGGTACTGTATGAGTACGAACTCACTGATGTTCATCCTAGCCTGCAA aatgaattttttctTGGTAAATTGATGAAACAATCTGAGTCAACCAACATTTCAAGTAGCAAAGGTGAAACAAGTCAACAGTTGCCTTCTAATTCCTTAGGAAATCATATTCCAACTCCAGAG GTCCAACTAGTCTTTGACGAGCCATTAGTAGAGATGGAAGTCTCTAATGGTTACGATTGGATTCAAAATCAGTCTAGCGTTAGTGAACAAGTCCCTGTTGATAACCCTGAAGAAAGATGCAATCGAGCGAACTTTGTCAATTACGTGAATGATTATGAAGTCTCCAATATACCATCTACTTTCGAAAACTATGTTGCAGAAGATGCAATTCCTCAA AATCTGCAGGTGTACCCTGAAGAAAGAAGCAATCAACATAACGTCATTGCAGAGAATGAGGGCTTGGACTTGTCTTATAATTTCAGTAGTCATCCTATACCATAT AACTTGTTTGACTTTGAGTCTTCATACTGGGACGGGATATACCTTGATGAGTTGTTTGGAGCGCTAGAAGCTCCTAATAACCATGATGGGGTTCAAAATCAATCTATTACAAACCAGCAAGATGCTGATGAGTTCAGGAATTCAAATTTCATTAACAATGAAATTGCCTCCCCTGATGAAACAAGCAAAGCAGCTGCTGCTGAGATAGGCTCCAATTTGCCTTCCTTGGGCATGACTGAATCTTCCTATCCAATGGAGTCATTCAGAAAAAGATCATGCAGGGAGCATGAAGGATCAAGCGCTGACATAGAAACTGAAGTGGCTCCAGCACAGGCAAAGAAGAGTAGAATTTAA